In one window of Cytophagia bacterium CHB2 DNA:
- a CDS encoding YihA family ribosome biogenesis GTP-binding protein: MRIAAAEFIISAAQRAQFPKDDLPQIAFCGRSNVGKSSLINCLVGRKNLARTSSTPGKTRQLNFYRLTQTGEFHRSFYFVDLPGYGYAKVSQTEREAWRRLIEGYFEQVRTLRAAIAIIDSRHGALESDLELLLWFVSLKLPVIVVATKTDKLSNNQRANRRREIVSSLAHLQIAHVLMFSAQTDFGRKELWQTINQCL; this comes from the coding sequence ATGAGAATTGCCGCAGCGGAATTCATTATCAGCGCGGCGCAGCGCGCGCAATTTCCCAAAGATGATTTGCCCCAGATCGCTTTTTGCGGCCGCTCGAATGTGGGAAAATCGAGCCTCATCAATTGCCTGGTGGGGCGCAAGAATCTCGCGCGCACCAGCAGCACGCCTGGCAAAACGCGCCAACTCAATTTCTATCGTCTCACGCAAACCGGCGAATTCCATCGCTCTTTTTATTTTGTCGATTTGCCCGGTTATGGCTATGCCAAGGTCTCGCAAACCGAGCGCGAAGCATGGCGCCGTTTGATCGAAGGTTATTTCGAACAGGTTCGCACTCTGCGCGCTGCCATTGCGATTATCGACAGCCGCCATGGCGCGCTGGAAAGCGACCTTGAGCTGCTGCTCTGGTTCGTTTCTTTGAAACTGCCCGTCATTGTCGTTGCAACTAAAACCGACAAGCTCTCGAATAATCAGCGTGCCAACAGGCGCCGCGAGATCGTTTCCAGCCTCGCGCATCTGCAAATTGCGCACGTGTTGATGTTTTCGGCGCAAACGGATTTCGGCCGCAAGGAGTTGTGGCAGACGATCAACCAATGTTTGTAG
- a CDS encoding T9SS type A sorting domain-containing protein: MLMRQDDFNRQPICRQVDRVRASVIASMLLFYSFNYAQETGFVSFVSDTDLDNAIICSADGRNVYAGGINTIAVFQRRDGVDTLEVVQVLNNDHEGVRDVYNVTDLALAPDGRYLYGVCQNQQTLLLFARDTSTGNITLKQVIHDSAFGRQRGTRPFVERNHKLLMSPEGRHLYWFYSGVGLVAAFARDIESGEITKVQVLKNGAPELGGFNVPAWIAISPDGKHLYGGGKNGTKIVILGRSLNTGRIDYQNLYDTGPTPDGRWERGGITASPGGEIIYVINLFAGKLFVFARGEADGELQVRQTINHNSLKNLVTSPDGSQIYFLHYNNASYFALYQIDDSTGQLTVVDDHLLKIDYYTSDQPSRICMSPNGDAIYMIDGRSRHSIFKRDVSTGALSLAQQFKNNIGGTDRLRGSRSIEVSPDGRFLYVGTRFEDAGISTFSRQQAKGALALVRSDSLASLNAMVMAPDGRHLYVSSFEKGTLTTFAIDPASGDLQLVQTRHDSLVVPTYLEWGGAMVFSPEGSHLYLNDKMFLRVYQRNPQTGELALVQKLDGRPHGLFEIVSMALSPEGRNFYCNHVGNDLLQKIATFERNTQTGELSFRSRLMIRNVSDWAGMAIKVSPEGRHVYATTADSDADADGEPAIAILKRDALSGELGFAHRLDFHGWGEVRDLEISADGLAVYALVGGIGYGASMLAFFDRDSVSGQLMQRESFQSWKDDVYGMFDPADLELSPDGRFLYVADLGGVATFATGRSNPMAVAGNPVDHTLPTTPSLYQNYPNPFNPSTTIRFDLSRAGKIKLAVYNLSGELVRLLANGDFAAGAHRVEFNASSLASGIYFYRLESEGFAATRKLAVIR; the protein is encoded by the coding sequence ATGCTTATGCGTCAGGATGATTTCAACCGTCAACCAATTTGTCGACAGGTCGATCGTGTTCGAGCTTCTGTCATCGCTTCAATGCTGCTATTCTACTCATTCAATTACGCACAGGAAACCGGCTTTGTCTCCTTTGTTTCCGATACCGATCTGGATAACGCCATCATCTGCTCGGCCGATGGCAGGAATGTCTACGCCGGCGGCATCAACACGATTGCAGTTTTTCAACGCCGTGATGGTGTTGATACCCTCGAGGTCGTTCAGGTTCTCAACAATGATCACGAGGGTGTGCGCGACGTTTACAATGTTACGGATCTCGCCCTGGCACCCGATGGTCGCTATTTGTACGGTGTCTGTCAGAACCAGCAAACTTTGCTGCTCTTTGCCAGAGATACGTCCACGGGCAACATCACACTCAAACAAGTGATTCACGATAGTGCCTTTGGCCGGCAGCGTGGCACTCGGCCCTTTGTGGAGCGCAATCACAAGCTTTTGATGTCACCCGAGGGCCGGCACCTTTATTGGTTTTACAGCGGCGTTGGCCTTGTGGCAGCCTTTGCTCGCGACATTGAAAGCGGCGAAATCACGAAAGTTCAGGTCTTGAAAAATGGCGCGCCCGAGTTGGGCGGCTTCAATGTTCCAGCGTGGATCGCGATTTCGCCGGATGGAAAACATCTCTACGGTGGAGGGAAGAACGGGACCAAGATTGTCATTCTTGGTCGCAGCTTGAATACTGGAAGAATTGATTATCAAAACCTCTATGACACAGGGCCAACTCCCGATGGGAGGTGGGAACGTGGTGGCATAACCGCTTCTCCTGGTGGCGAAATTATCTATGTTATCAATTTGTTTGCTGGCAAGCTATTCGTTTTTGCTCGTGGTGAGGCAGATGGTGAGCTACAAGTTCGACAGACGATCAACCATAATAGCCTGAAAAACTTAGTCACCTCTCCAGACGGTTCGCAGATTTATTTTCTCCATTACAATAACGCCAGCTATTTCGCCTTGTACCAAATTGATGACAGCACTGGTCAGCTTACGGTAGTGGATGATCATCTGCTCAAGATCGATTACTACACTTCCGACCAACCCTCGCGCATTTGCATGTCGCCCAATGGAGATGCCATATATATGATTGATGGCCGCAGCCGGCATTCGATATTTAAAAGGGATGTCTCCACAGGAGCACTGTCGCTGGCCCAACAATTCAAAAATAATATTGGCGGCACCGACCGGTTGCGTGGCTCACGCTCCATCGAAGTCTCGCCGGATGGCCGCTTTCTCTATGTTGGTACACGCTTCGAAGACGCGGGCATCAGCACCTTCTCCCGACAACAGGCGAAGGGCGCTCTTGCGCTCGTGCGAAGTGATTCGCTCGCGAGCCTCAACGCGATGGTCATGGCGCCCGACGGCCGGCATCTCTACGTTTCGAGCTTCGAGAAGGGCACCCTGACAACTTTTGCAATCGATCCCGCCAGCGGCGACTTGCAGCTTGTTCAAACCCGGCATGACTCTCTCGTCGTCCCAACATATCTGGAATGGGGTGGCGCCATGGTCTTTTCCCCTGAGGGATCGCATCTTTATCTCAATGACAAAATGTTCCTGCGGGTTTACCAGCGAAATCCCCAGACCGGCGAGCTCGCCCTCGTGCAAAAGCTCGACGGCCGGCCGCATGGCTTGTTTGAAATCGTCTCGATGGCGCTCTCCCCGGAAGGCAGGAACTTTTATTGCAACCACGTCGGCAACGATCTGTTGCAGAAGATTGCCACGTTCGAACGGAACACTCAAACCGGGGAGCTTTCCTTTCGCAGCAGGCTCATGATAAGAAATGTTTCCGACTGGGCCGGTATGGCCATCAAAGTCTCGCCGGAGGGCCGGCATGTTTACGCAACGACCGCCGATTCGGACGCCGATGCCGACGGCGAACCAGCCATTGCGATTCTAAAGCGGGATGCGCTGTCGGGGGAGCTGGGGTTCGCGCATCGGCTCGATTTCCACGGCTGGGGAGAGGTGCGCGATTTGGAGATTTCCGCCGATGGCTTGGCAGTCTATGCGCTCGTCGGCGGTATCGGCTACGGTGCGAGCATGTTAGCCTTTTTCGATCGCGACAGCGTCAGTGGTCAGTTGATGCAGCGTGAAAGTTTCCAGAGCTGGAAGGATGACGTCTACGGCATGTTTGACCCGGCAGACTTGGAGCTTTCACCGGATGGCCGCTTTCTTTACGTTGCCGACCTCGGCGGCGTCGCCACTTTCGCCACCGGCCGCAGCAACCCGATGGCGGTAGCAGGAAACCCCGTTGATCATACTCTTCCAACCACACCTTCCCTGTATCAAAACTATCCCAACCCCTTCAATCCTTCCACGACGATTCGATTCGATCTGTCTCGCGCGGGGAAAATCAAGCTTGCGGTCTACAATCTGTCCGGTGAGTTGGTACGCTTGTTGGCCAATGGGGACTTTGCTGCCGGCGCACATCGTGTCGAGTTCAATGCCAGCAGTCTCGCTTCCGGGATTTATTTTTATCGTTTGGAGAGTGAAGGTTTTGCGGCGACGCGCAAGCTGGCCGTTATTCGATAG
- a CDS encoding acetolactate synthase, with the protein MPPLNAGALVAQVLKQAGVKNLFTLCGGHIAPIYLAAAKMGIRVIDTRHEQAAAHAADGWARQTRSLGVVVVTAGPGATDAVTGVANAFFANTPMLVLAGAAPVKESDRGALQEMNQIELFKPLTKWARRVTEPDRVGEYVAAAIRQATSGLPGPVYLELPIDVLLAPINAEEMSRQHSLFAAEPSAASADGIMIAASMLNSAHAPVILGGSNLWWGEAHEAFEKMAAKLNAPIFLNGLARGCIAPAHPLFFQHARKEAFKQADVVVIVGTPLDFRLGYGKFNPKAKLILIDKTDTHFGQNRNHDVGLAGDLSLVLQELTDAIHPVALRQEWFDFIKQAEQKTHAELEKMMQSDALPMNHYRLLAEVIKFIDDKTIVIGDGGDFVACASRVVPVLKPGNWMDPGPFGCLGVGPSFALAAKLAKPDHKVLILHGDGSFGLNGMEFDTAIRHHLPIVSLIGNDSGWGQIRNPQVALLGEKASIATDLAETRYEKMVEALGGYGEWVEKPEEVVPALKRAFSMGVAGCVNVRIDPKTLRGTVDLMRGLSI; encoded by the coding sequence ATGCCTCCTCTCAACGCAGGCGCGCTGGTCGCGCAGGTTTTGAAACAAGCGGGCGTCAAAAATCTGTTTACGTTGTGCGGCGGCCACATCGCTCCGATTTATCTTGCTGCTGCCAAAATGGGCATACGCGTGATCGACACGCGGCACGAACAGGCCGCAGCGCATGCCGCAGACGGCTGGGCGCGCCAAACACGCTCACTTGGCGTCGTCGTGGTCACAGCCGGGCCGGGCGCGACCGACGCCGTCACCGGCGTTGCCAATGCCTTCTTTGCGAATACTCCCATGCTCGTGCTTGCCGGCGCGGCGCCGGTGAAAGAATCCGATCGCGGCGCGCTGCAGGAAATGAATCAAATCGAACTCTTCAAGCCCCTCACCAAATGGGCGCGCCGTGTGACTGAGCCGGATCGCGTTGGAGAGTATGTTGCAGCCGCGATTCGGCAGGCAACGTCTGGCTTGCCGGGTCCGGTTTATCTGGAATTGCCTATTGATGTTCTGCTTGCGCCGATCAATGCTGAGGAGATGTCGCGCCAGCATTCGCTGTTCGCGGCGGAACCCTCTGCCGCCAGCGCCGACGGCATCATGATCGCCGCCAGCATGCTCAACAGCGCGCATGCCCCGGTGATTCTCGGCGGCAGCAATTTGTGGTGGGGAGAGGCGCACGAGGCCTTTGAAAAAATGGCGGCGAAACTCAACGCGCCGATTTTTCTCAACGGACTTGCTCGCGGCTGCATTGCGCCGGCGCATCCACTTTTTTTTCAGCATGCGCGCAAAGAGGCCTTCAAACAAGCGGATGTCGTCGTGATCGTCGGCACGCCGCTTGACTTTCGCCTGGGCTATGGCAAGTTCAATCCCAAAGCCAAGCTGATTTTGATCGACAAAACCGATACCCATTTCGGCCAGAATCGCAATCATGATGTGGGGCTGGCGGGCGACTTGAGTCTTGTGCTGCAAGAGCTGACGGATGCGATTCATCCCGTGGCGTTGCGCCAGGAATGGTTCGATTTCATCAAGCAAGCCGAGCAAAAGACGCACGCTGAACTTGAAAAAATGATGCAAAGCGACGCATTGCCGATGAATCACTATCGCTTGCTGGCCGAGGTAATAAAATTCATTGACGATAAAACCATTGTGATCGGCGATGGCGGTGACTTTGTCGCCTGCGCTTCACGCGTCGTGCCGGTACTTAAACCTGGCAATTGGATGGATCCTGGTCCGTTCGGATGTCTCGGCGTTGGGCCGTCGTTCGCGCTCGCCGCAAAGTTGGCGAAGCCGGATCACAAAGTGCTGATTCTGCACGGCGATGGCAGCTTTGGCCTCAACGGTATGGAATTCGACACCGCGATCCGCCATCATCTCCCTATTGTTTCACTCATTGGAAATGATTCGGGCTGGGGCCAGATTCGCAATCCGCAAGTTGCTTTGTTGGGTGAGAAGGCCTCGATTGCAACGGATCTGGCAGAGACGCGCTATGAAAAAATGGTGGAGGCGTTGGGCGGCTATGGCGAGTGGGTGGAGAAGCCGGAAGAAGTCGTGCCGGCATTGAAGCGCGCGTTTTCGATGGGCGTGGCAGGGTGTGTGAACGTTCGTATTGATCCCAAAACCTTGCGCGGCACCGTGGATCTCATGCGAGGATTGAGCATTTGA
- a CDS encoding alanine--glyoxylate aminotransferase family protein, with product MRSRLFTPGPTQIPEAVRLAAGAMFPYHRGPAFKEIFQELQANLQYFFQTQQEVVLLTASGTGGMEACVCNLFNPGDKVIVIEGGKFGERWAELGRAYGLSVISAMPTWGDALDLEVFEGVVKATNGLTGVFCTHSETSTGGFTDVKRLAEIVHAHSEALVVVDGITSVGVLPFYFDAWGIDACVSGSQKGAMAPPGLAFVALSQRAWQKHKHSTQPRYYFDFTAAHKAAQEQGTAWTPAITTVVSLAESLRRMRANGLESYWQHYARLASAMRAGIQALGLEIFPQVPSNALTAVKVPNGINGKAFTGLLRSKYGITVAGGQGQLKGKIFRVTHMGDYDHLDMIGLMAAIEMALAELGWPVEWGRGLAAMQRAFNEQHDNAV from the coding sequence ATGCGCTCTCGTCTTTTTACGCCCGGCCCCACGCAAATTCCGGAGGCCGTTCGCCTTGCTGCCGGCGCGATGTTTCCCTATCATCGCGGTCCGGCCTTCAAAGAAATTTTTCAAGAGCTGCAGGCGAATTTGCAATACTTTTTTCAAACCCAGCAGGAAGTGGTTCTGCTCACTGCCTCCGGCACCGGCGGAATGGAAGCATGCGTTTGCAATTTGTTTAATCCCGGCGATAAAGTGATCGTCATCGAAGGCGGTAAGTTTGGCGAACGCTGGGCAGAATTGGGCCGCGCTTATGGCTTGAGTGTTATTTCGGCGATGCCAACCTGGGGCGATGCGCTGGATCTCGAGGTATTCGAGGGCGTGGTAAAGGCGACGAACGGTTTAACCGGCGTGTTTTGCACCCATAGCGAGACCTCGACGGGAGGCTTCACGGATGTCAAACGTCTCGCTGAAATTGTGCATGCACATTCTGAGGCTCTGGTCGTTGTTGATGGCATAACTTCGGTTGGCGTGTTGCCGTTTTATTTTGATGCGTGGGGCATTGACGCGTGCGTATCCGGCTCTCAAAAAGGCGCAATGGCGCCGCCCGGCTTGGCGTTCGTGGCGCTTAGCCAACGGGCATGGCAAAAGCACAAACACAGCACGCAGCCGCGCTATTATTTTGATTTCACCGCCGCGCACAAAGCCGCACAAGAGCAGGGCACCGCCTGGACGCCGGCCATCACCACCGTCGTCAGCCTGGCAGAGTCCCTGCGCCGCATGCGCGCAAACGGCCTGGAGTCTTATTGGCAACATTATGCCCGTTTGGCTTCTGCAATGCGTGCCGGCATACAAGCGCTTGGCCTTGAAATTTTCCCGCAAGTTCCTTCGAACGCTTTGACCGCCGTGAAAGTCCCTAATGGCATAAATGGCAAAGCTTTCACGGGGTTGTTAAGGAGTAAATACGGCATCACCGTCGCCGGCGGCCAGGGGCAATTGAAGGGCAAAATTTTTCGGGTAACCCATATGGGCGATTATGATCATCTTGACATGATCGGCCTGATGGCTGCGATTGAAATGGCCCTGGCAGAGTTGGGCTGGCCGGTGGAGTGGGGGAGAGGCCTGGCAGCGATGCAACGCGCGTTTAACGAGCAACACGATAATGCTGTTTAG
- a CDS encoding T9SS type A sorting domain-containing protein — protein sequence MTEQFLNRVTGRVESWAEKVRCHLILGICFLITSTSAFSQPAGFVSYIADTHLGYSITCSPDGKNVYAGGAFTLVAFAHNADHSLTTLQVLNNDVADIRGIHNIIDLAVTPDGRFLYAVEIINQSLLLFSRDTSTGEITLVESFRDSAFTSFYQTIPFVEYNYELLISADGSHLYWLYSPASNYSDNVIAVFARDKQSGSIRKIQALKNGDANLGGFKVPSSLAISPDGRFLYGAGYNGYKVLVMARDQLTGQISFEKVYDTDSTRVGSWLASTILVSPDGTSVYATNFGSSRLLVFTRNTEDGNLSLLDKISQPGPRAILMSNSGSHVYLGRNGDIAAFTRETESGQLNLTQVIDGSFTTAASLTLCPIDLSILLSSENAVTIFGVDSIFGELTLSNKVSNHFGGTDRLHVSRSVEVSPDGEFVYVGAQGDDAGINIFGRNSHDGRLTLTEFYPLPNARVMVMSPDGEHLYVTKNEKTPFEAFARDRRTGGLRQLPTMPNDGSGAGRDFSMTFTPDGLHLYVTTDTELTVYRRDPGSGVLERLQKINGRDYNSYRMQALAVAPDGAHAYWSGSHPNPVYDHISIFSRDSNTGQMIFADELNLDPLSAATAMHVSPDGRHLYAATIDRDADFDGEPVISVFERDRISGVLRPIQNLTLPGWCEIRDLTFTPDGQILYALATCTGYSSGMVAFLERDSTSGRLSLKEQFESWTNGVYGMFDPFELALAPDQTHLYVADLGGVATFATGRSNTTAVAGNPVDQALPTTPSLSQNYPNPFNPVTVITLDLPKATHVALIIYDVLGRRVRTLIDEPMEAGYHARIWDGHNHQGVSVASGVYFYRLHTPEFDKVRKMLVVR from the coding sequence ATGACCGAACAATTTCTCAATCGCGTGACTGGCAGGGTGGAGAGCTGGGCTGAAAAAGTTCGCTGCCATCTCATTTTAGGCATCTGTTTTTTGATCACGTCCACCTCGGCTTTCAGCCAGCCTGCCGGCTTCGTCTCCTATATCGCTGATACTCACCTCGGTTACAGCATTACGTGCTCACCTGACGGTAAAAACGTTTATGCTGGCGGCGCTTTCACGCTAGTGGCCTTCGCGCACAACGCAGATCACTCCCTCACTACTCTGCAGGTACTCAATAATGATGTTGCAGACATTCGGGGAATTCACAATATCATAGATCTCGCCGTCACGCCGGATGGCCGCTTCTTATACGCCGTAGAAATCATCAATCAATCTTTGCTCCTGTTTTCGCGCGACACCTCCACGGGCGAAATCACATTGGTTGAATCCTTTCGGGACAGCGCCTTTACCAGCTTTTATCAAACGATTCCGTTCGTGGAATACAACTACGAGCTTTTGATCTCTGCTGACGGCTCACATCTCTACTGGCTCTACAGCCCGGCGTCGAATTATTCTGACAATGTCATCGCTGTCTTCGCTCGGGACAAGCAAAGCGGCAGTATCAGAAAGATTCAGGCTTTGAAAAACGGGGATGCAAATCTAGGCGGATTCAAAGTACCCAGCTCACTAGCCATTTCACCAGATGGCCGATTCCTATACGGCGCCGGCTATAATGGATACAAAGTACTCGTGATGGCTCGTGACCAGTTGACCGGTCAAATCAGTTTCGAGAAAGTTTACGATACAGACTCGACACGAGTCGGCTCCTGGCTCGCAAGTACGATTCTTGTCTCGCCGGACGGTACCTCGGTGTATGCCACTAACTTCGGATCCAGCCGTCTTCTTGTATTCACCCGAAATACTGAAGATGGTAATCTCTCTCTCTTAGACAAAATAAGTCAGCCTGGCCCAAGAGCGATATTGATGTCAAATAGCGGTTCCCATGTCTACCTGGGTAGAAATGGAGACATTGCAGCGTTTACGAGAGAAACTGAATCGGGCCAGCTCAACTTGACACAAGTCATTGACGGCAGTTTTACGACAGCCGCAAGTCTAACACTTTGTCCGATTGATTTGTCGATTCTCCTTTCAAGTGAAAACGCAGTGACAATATTCGGAGTTGACTCAATTTTCGGAGAATTAACATTATCAAACAAGGTAAGCAACCATTTCGGCGGCACCGACCGTCTGCATGTCTCGCGCTCAGTTGAAGTCTCACCCGATGGCGAGTTCGTCTATGTTGGCGCTCAAGGCGACGATGCCGGCATCAATATCTTTGGCCGTAATAGCCACGATGGCCGGCTTACGCTCACGGAGTTTTATCCTCTGCCCAACGCCCGGGTGATGGTGATGTCGCCGGACGGCGAACATTTGTATGTGACCAAAAATGAAAAGACCCCATTTGAAGCCTTTGCGCGTGACCGCCGTACCGGTGGTTTGCGGCAACTGCCAACAATGCCCAACGATGGCTCCGGCGCTGGCCGGGATTTTTCCATGACGTTTACTCCCGATGGCTTGCATCTCTATGTTACAACCGACACCGAGTTGACCGTATATCGTCGCGACCCAGGCTCTGGTGTCTTGGAACGATTGCAAAAAATCAATGGTCGCGACTACAACTCTTACCGCATGCAAGCTCTGGCTGTTGCTCCAGACGGAGCACATGCATACTGGAGCGGTTCCCATCCCAATCCTGTTTATGATCACATCTCAATTTTCTCGCGCGATTCAAATACCGGGCAGATGATCTTTGCGGATGAGCTCAATCTCGATCCCTTGAGCGCTGCCACCGCCATGCACGTTTCACCCGACGGCCGCCATCTGTACGCCGCCACCATCGATCGCGACGCTGATTTTGACGGCGAACCGGTGATTAGCGTCTTTGAACGAGACCGCATCTCTGGCGTACTCCGGCCCATTCAAAACCTGACGCTTCCCGGCTGGTGTGAGATTCGTGATTTGACGTTTACCCCCGACGGGCAGATTCTCTATGCGCTGGCAACGTGCACCGGCTACAGCTCGGGCATGGTGGCTTTCCTTGAACGCGATTCAACCAGTGGCCGCCTTTCGCTCAAAGAGCAATTCGAAAGCTGGACGAATGGCGTGTATGGCATGTTCGACCCTTTTGAGCTCGCGCTTGCTCCTGACCAGACGCATCTTTACGTTGCCGACCTCGGCGGCGTCGCTACTTTCGCCACCGGCCGCAGCAACACGACAGCGGTAGCAGGAAACCCCGTTGATCAAGCTCTTCCAACCACACCTTCCCTCTCACAAAATTATCCCAACCCCTTCAATCCGGTAACCGTGATCACGCTTGATCTCCCCAAGGCAACTCACGTGGCTCTGATCATTTATGACGTGCTGGGGCGTCGCGTGCGGACGCTCATCGATGAGCCAATGGAAGCCGGCTATCATGCCAGAATTTGGGACGGTCACAATCATCAAGGTGTTTCGGTAGCTTCCGGAGTGTACTTCTACCGGTTGCATACTCCCGAGTTCGATAAGGTTCGAAAGATGTTGGTTGTAAGATGA
- a CDS encoding sigma-54-dependent Fis family transcriptional regulator — protein MARILIAEDDRNTLSGLVQILTQEGHEVAGVESGKKALRSLERENFDILLTDLKMAEIDGMQLYENSRAINPEMKTIVMTAFSSVKDAVEAMKRGVYEYLTKPLNLDELFVILKKAEEEQRLRQENEELRDRLQQQYRYEGIIGKSPAMQQVFRTIAKVAKSQATILIRGESGTGKELVARAIHYNSPRAAGPLIEISCSAFPETLLESELFGYEKGAFTGAAARKFGRVELAHAGTIFLDEIGDISSSVQTKLLRLLQEKEISRLGSTESIHVDVRVITATNRDLEQAILNSQFREDLYYRLNVIPVFLPPLRERLEDIPLLIEHFVKQYSAANQKSVLGISDEALQMCMSYHWPGNVRELENAIENSIVLGEGDTILPEHLPFTVSLRNRPFTGTNSFIASGQTYREKMEAAEKLVLEDAIRRAGGNKSEAAKRLGISLRTMRYKIHKYNL, from the coding sequence ATGGCACGCATTCTTATTGCAGAAGATGATCGCAACACTCTTTCGGGCCTGGTTCAGATTCTCACACAAGAAGGCCACGAAGTTGCTGGCGTAGAAAGCGGCAAAAAGGCGTTGCGCAGCCTCGAGCGGGAAAATTTTGACATTCTGCTCACGGATTTGAAGATGGCTGAGATCGACGGCATGCAGCTCTATGAAAACAGCCGCGCCATCAATCCGGAAATGAAGACGATAGTGATGACGGCCTTCAGTTCGGTGAAGGACGCCGTCGAGGCCATGAAACGCGGCGTCTACGAGTACCTCACCAAACCTCTCAATCTCGACGAGTTATTCGTCATTCTCAAAAAAGCTGAAGAAGAGCAAAGATTGCGGCAAGAGAATGAAGAACTGCGTGATCGTTTGCAACAACAATATCGCTACGAAGGCATCATCGGCAAAAGTCCGGCGATGCAACAGGTTTTTCGCACAATCGCCAAAGTGGCAAAAAGCCAGGCCACCATCTTGATTCGCGGCGAAAGCGGCACCGGCAAAGAACTGGTTGCCCGCGCGATTCATTACAACAGTCCGCGCGCCGCCGGTCCGCTTATTGAAATCAGTTGCAGCGCATTCCCCGAAACACTGTTGGAAAGCGAACTGTTCGGTTACGAAAAAGGCGCGTTTACCGGCGCTGCTGCCCGAAAATTTGGGCGGGTTGAATTGGCGCATGCTGGAACGATCTTTTTGGACGAGATCGGCGATATTTCATCCAGCGTGCAAACGAAGCTGTTGCGTTTGTTGCAAGAGAAGGAGATCAGCCGTCTCGGCAGTACGGAATCGATTCATGTGGATGTGCGGGTCATTACCGCCACCAACCGCGATTTGGAGCAAGCGATTTTAAACAGCCAATTTCGCGAGGATCTGTATTATCGTTTGAATGTCATTCCGGTTTTTTTACCGCCGCTGCGCGAACGCCTGGAAGATATTCCGTTGTTGATCGAACATTTTGTCAAACAATACAGCGCGGCCAACCAGAAGTCGGTTCTGGGCATATCCGATGAGGCGCTGCAAATGTGCATGAGTTATCACTGGCCCGGCAATGTGCGTGAATTGGAAAACGCCATTGAAAACAGCATCGTGCTCGGTGAGGGAGACACGATTCTGCCCGAGCATTTGCCCTTCACGGTCAGCCTGCGCAATCGCCCCTTTACCGGCACCAATTCCTTCATTGCCAGCGGCCAAACCTATCGCGAAAAAATGGAAGCCGCTGAAAAACTCGTGCTCGAAGACGCCATCCGGCGCGCCGGTGGGAACAAGTCTGAAGCGGCAAAACGCCTGGGGATTAGTCTGCGCACGATGCGCTATAAAATTCATAAGTACAATTTGTAG